In a single window of the Subtercola sp. PAMC28395 genome:
- a CDS encoding acyl-CoA dehydrogenase family protein, whose translation MPSSDNQPALSPTIALAETPFAVASWENDLIDAVGALCAGFATTAAEYDDKAEIAVDNLKALHDAGLSEAVLPKNLGGRGLSYQAFGEIVRMICEADPSTGTIFTMHSGAGVSLAQLTQETLGAFYADELRSGKRFSNALSEPTSGNKFLNPQQEALPVDGGWALDGAKRFVSGSEIADYLLVNALVDGEPTFFGVAPDESVTIIPIWDTLGLRATRSQLLSFNNTVLRVSQRGRAPLFTDFAVIPAGLPMISLGIADAALGAIIQHATNRMILGKPLSHQQWLQFEVAEVQSRLESVRAFIRQTLWQADQGVPAFFGNLSRAKYLANKIAVEVAQLGVRVGGASGFLKTSPIQRHLRDAQAGQLMAYSTEVLAGEIGRAVFGVTDVESN comes from the coding sequence GTGCCAAGTTCCGACAACCAGCCCGCACTCAGCCCCACGATCGCCCTCGCTGAGACACCCTTTGCCGTTGCCTCGTGGGAGAACGACCTCATCGACGCAGTAGGAGCTTTGTGCGCCGGCTTCGCCACCACGGCAGCCGAGTATGACGACAAGGCCGAAATCGCGGTCGACAATCTGAAGGCGCTTCACGACGCAGGTCTCTCCGAGGCAGTTCTTCCGAAGAATCTCGGCGGTCGAGGGCTGAGCTACCAGGCCTTCGGCGAGATCGTGCGGATGATCTGCGAAGCTGACCCGTCCACTGGCACGATCTTCACTATGCATTCGGGGGCAGGCGTGAGTCTCGCGCAACTGACCCAGGAGACGCTCGGTGCGTTCTATGCCGACGAGCTGCGTTCAGGCAAGCGATTCTCGAATGCTCTCTCAGAACCGACCAGCGGCAACAAGTTCCTGAATCCACAGCAGGAAGCGCTCCCGGTCGACGGCGGCTGGGCACTCGATGGGGCCAAGCGATTCGTGTCAGGAAGCGAGATCGCGGACTACCTGCTCGTCAACGCGCTGGTCGACGGCGAGCCCACGTTCTTCGGTGTGGCCCCGGATGAGTCGGTCACGATCATCCCGATCTGGGACACGCTCGGGCTCCGGGCCACGCGAAGCCAGCTGCTCTCGTTCAACAACACGGTGCTGAGAGTGAGCCAGCGTGGGCGCGCTCCACTGTTCACTGATTTCGCCGTGATTCCTGCCGGGCTGCCGATGATCTCGCTGGGCATCGCCGACGCGGCGCTGGGGGCGATCATCCAGCATGCGACGAACCGCATGATTCTCGGCAAGCCGCTCAGCCACCAGCAGTGGCTGCAGTTCGAGGTGGCCGAAGTGCAGAGCCGGCTCGAATCGGTGCGGGCGTTCATCCGGCAGACCCTGTGGCAGGCAGACCAGGGCGTGCCGGCCTTCTTCGGTAACCTCTCGCGAGCGAAATACCTCGCGAACAAGATCGCGGTCGAGGTGGCCCAGCTCGGCGTGAGGGTGGGTGGGGCATCCGGATTCCTGAAGACCTCGCCGATCCAGCGGCACCTGCGTGATGCCCAGGCGGGCCAGTTGATGGCGTACTCGACCGAGGTGCTCGCGGGCGAGATAGGCAGAGCTGTATTCGGTGTGACTGACGTCGAAAGCAACTGA
- a CDS encoding RNase H family protein, producing the protein MTITASADGSALGNPGPAGWAWYIDENTWGAGGWPHGTNNMGELKAVLELFRATAHVDDDLHILCDSQYVINTVTKWMPGWKRKGWRKGDGKPVMNLDLIKEIDDAIVGRRYRFEWVKGHVGHELNEAADVRARGAAEAFARGRTPDSGPGFPGGLAPVTEPVSAPADASAETLF; encoded by the coding sequence ATGACTATCACCGCTTCTGCTGACGGCTCAGCGCTAGGAAATCCAGGTCCGGCAGGTTGGGCCTGGTACATCGACGAGAACACCTGGGGCGCTGGCGGCTGGCCACACGGAACGAACAATATGGGTGAGCTCAAGGCCGTTCTCGAACTCTTCCGGGCGACCGCGCACGTCGACGACGACCTTCACATCCTGTGCGACAGCCAGTACGTCATCAACACAGTGACGAAGTGGATGCCCGGCTGGAAGCGCAAGGGATGGCGCAAGGGTGACGGCAAACCGGTCATGAATCTCGATCTCATCAAAGAGATCGACGACGCCATCGTCGGGCGCCGTTACCGATTCGAATGGGTCAAGGGCCACGTCGGGCACGAGCTGAACGAGGCGGCAGATGTCCGCGCCCGCGGCGCCGCCGAAGCCTTCGCTCGTGGGCGCACTCCAGACAGCGGGCCGGGCTTTCCCGGCGGCCTCGCTCCGGTGACAGAGCCAGTATCCGCGCCCGCCGACGCTTCAGCTGAAACGCTCTTCTAG
- a CDS encoding HNH endonuclease signature motif containing protein: protein MAGFALHTQDSFASSGGGGPQWSSDQIVQRQVVLELAVALQLTEVDARRLVDTCEGLAGPFTATRDALAAGRVSYRHTETLVHRSHPLPREALGAYEKTVLPWARKVTVQRLDKIARACVEEVQPRTDSQRHTDAVTGRRTYLEPGSDGMAYLTLYTAAVEAAAIHNRATDMARSAKHNGDPRTLSQLKVDVLTDLMLNGDTHTPRVAPGIRARVNVTVPALTLLGRDHHGNPDPDQSSGPANLEGFGPIDRHTALTITRHAHSFTRILTDPATGAVLSYGRQRYKPPTDLDELIRLTHTECTFPTPCEPSTTADLDHTIAWGDGGETSYDNLSPLCASHHKVKHHTEWTILQTPNTNGRPPTITWTSPAGYEYTIDPTPLAKPIVRFANATVDGDNSDHRDNSDDPPF from the coding sequence GTGGCGGGGTTCGCACTTCACACCCAGGACAGTTTCGCCAGCAGCGGGGGCGGGGGCCCGCAGTGGTCCTCTGACCAGATCGTGCAACGCCAAGTCGTCCTCGAGCTCGCCGTCGCCCTGCAGCTCACTGAGGTTGACGCGCGCCGGCTGGTCGATACCTGCGAAGGACTCGCCGGCCCGTTCACCGCCACCCGTGACGCGTTGGCGGCCGGGCGGGTGTCGTACCGGCACACCGAAACCCTCGTTCACCGTTCGCACCCGCTCCCCCGGGAAGCGCTCGGAGCGTACGAGAAGACGGTACTGCCCTGGGCGCGGAAAGTGACCGTGCAACGCCTCGACAAGATCGCCCGCGCCTGTGTGGAAGAAGTGCAACCCCGCACCGACAGCCAACGCCACACCGACGCCGTCACTGGGAGGCGTACGTATCTGGAGCCCGGGTCTGACGGGATGGCGTACCTGACCCTGTACACCGCCGCCGTCGAAGCTGCTGCCATCCACAACCGGGCCACCGACATGGCCAGGTCCGCGAAACACAACGGCGACCCCCGCACCCTCAGCCAACTGAAAGTCGACGTCCTGACCGACCTGATGCTCAACGGTGACACCCACACCCCACGGGTTGCCCCCGGTATCCGGGCCCGCGTGAACGTCACCGTCCCCGCCCTCACACTGCTGGGCCGCGACCACCACGGGAATCCCGACCCCGATCAGTCGTCTGGGCCAGCGAACCTGGAGGGGTTCGGGCCGATCGACCGGCACACCGCCCTCACCATCACCCGCCACGCACACTCGTTCACCCGGATCCTCACCGACCCCGCCACCGGTGCTGTGCTCAGCTACGGCCGGCAACGATACAAACCCCCCACCGACCTTGACGAGCTGATCCGGCTCACCCACACCGAATGCACCTTCCCGACACCCTGCGAACCATCAACCACCGCAGACCTTGACCACACCATCGCCTGGGGCGACGGCGGTGAAACCAGCTACGACAACCTCAGCCCCCTCTGTGCTTCGCACCACAAAGTCAAACACCACACCGAATGGACCATCCTGCAAACCCCGAACACCAACGGGCGACCACCAACCATCACCTGGACCTCACCCGCCGGATACGAATACACCATCGACCCCACACCACTCGCCAAACCCATCGTCCGCTTCGCGAACGCGACAGTTGATGGAGACAACTCAGACCATCGAGACAACTCAGACGATCCGCCTTTCTAA
- a CDS encoding SDR family oxidoreductase: MKIAVAGATGTVGRHVVAVAHERGHEVLALSRAAGVDLTSGLGLAEMLSGCQTVIDVTSLSTQSADESKRFFTLVTSHLLAAEVQAGVTHHIALSIVGSDRAPFGYYAGKAAQESLVTEAAVPWTILRATQFHEFARQIYGQVTIGPFTVIPTMISQPVAAREVAERLVFHAESGPNGLATDLAGPEVLRMADMVWRYSQAIGGTARVLEVPLPGGFGRALRNSTLVASPSANHGKQTFSEWVDSVERLSWR; encoded by the coding sequence ATGAAGATCGCCGTTGCTGGGGCGACCGGCACCGTCGGGCGCCACGTTGTGGCCGTCGCTCATGAGCGCGGTCACGAGGTCCTTGCCCTGTCGCGCGCTGCCGGCGTCGACCTCACCTCAGGGCTGGGTCTCGCCGAAATGCTCTCGGGGTGCCAGACGGTCATCGATGTCACTTCGCTCTCGACACAGTCCGCCGACGAATCGAAGCGATTCTTCACTCTCGTCACCTCTCACCTGTTGGCCGCCGAAGTGCAGGCGGGCGTCACCCACCACATCGCACTCTCCATCGTCGGCAGCGACCGAGCACCATTCGGGTACTACGCAGGAAAGGCCGCGCAGGAAAGCCTGGTGACCGAGGCGGCAGTGCCGTGGACCATTCTGCGGGCCACCCAGTTCCATGAATTCGCTCGGCAGATCTACGGCCAGGTGACGATCGGCCCTTTCACGGTCATCCCGACAATGATTTCGCAACCGGTCGCGGCGCGCGAGGTTGCCGAACGCCTCGTCTTCCACGCAGAGTCGGGGCCGAACGGCCTCGCCACTGACCTCGCTGGGCCCGAAGTGCTCCGGATGGCAGACATGGTGTGGCGCTATTCGCAAGCCATCGGCGGCACCGCACGCGTTCTCGAGGTCCCGCTGCCTGGCGGATTCGGCAGGGCCCTGCGCAACTCCACACTGGTCGCAAGCCCGTCGGCCAATCACGGCAAGCAGACGTTCTCCGAGTGGGTCGATTCAGTCGAGCGGCTGTCGTGGCGATGA
- a CDS encoding MmcQ/YjbR family DNA-binding protein, translated as MEREALTELAIRVAGSFPAVTRGQPFGEGTEVFKVVGKVFALVNLGDRPACLTLKCAPPHARSLVAGYESIIPGYHVNKQHWISIVAGEPEHPAAGPDPAPDIDETLVEDLIGNSYDIVVSLLPRDRRPVDPHAAPSTGTDTGASASTDASASTGASESESESARADEGLKSR; from the coding sequence ATGGAACGAGAGGCACTCACCGAACTCGCGATTCGCGTCGCCGGCAGTTTCCCGGCAGTAACACGCGGCCAGCCCTTCGGCGAGGGAACAGAGGTCTTCAAAGTCGTCGGCAAAGTCTTCGCACTGGTCAACCTCGGTGACCGTCCTGCCTGTCTCACTCTCAAATGCGCCCCGCCCCATGCGCGGTCGCTGGTGGCAGGCTACGAGAGCATCATCCCCGGCTACCACGTGAACAAACAGCACTGGATCTCGATTGTTGCGGGCGAGCCTGAACATCCGGCGGCAGGGCCCGACCCTGCCCCAGACATCGACGAGACCCTCGTCGAAGACCTGATCGGCAATTCGTACGACATCGTCGTCTCACTGTTGCCGCGGGACCGGCGGCCGGTTGATCCCCATGCCGCACCCAGTACCGGTACCGATACCGGTGCAAGTGCCAGTACAGATGCAAGTGCCAGTACAGGTGCAAGTGAAAGTGAAAGTGAAAGTGCACGTGCCGATGAGGGGTTGAAGTCACGATGA